From the genome of Winogradskyella forsetii, one region includes:
- a CDS encoding glycoside hydrolase family 127 protein translates to MYIQKNNSITFSLVKVLSFTFFLLTSCVIVGQQMQSFDLNDVRLTEGPFKNAQDVDMAYILELEPDRLLAPYLIDAGLPVKDKRYGNWESIGLDGHIAGHYLSALAMLYASTDNEELKTRLDYMLSELERCQDANGNGYVGGIPEGKVFWQRIHKGDIDGSGFGLNNTWVPLYNIHKLFAGLIDAYRFTDSEKAKNIVIKLGDWFIDLIEPLSDVQIQNILRTEHGGITESFADLYTITKDEKYLETAKKLTHKSFLEPLMNKEDKLTGMHANTQIPKVLGYEKVADLTNNKELAEAVKFFWRRVAQTRSVAFGGNSVAEHFNPVDDFSGMIKSNQGPETCNSYNMVRLSKALFLDNNDVSYLDFYERTLYNHILSSQHPEKGGFVYFTPIRPNHYRVYSQPITSMWCCVGSGLENHTKYGELIYSHNENDVFVNLFIPSTLNWEEKNISLTQNTKFPYENESELVLKLKKKQTFVIHIRQPEWAENFEILVNGKVQKIQEKPSSYIAIKRKWKSGDKITVRFKTYTHLENLPDGSNWVAYVDGPIVLAAKTSTKDLDGLFADDSRMGHATHGKYYPLDEAYALVGNKDSYLSKPKEIRKLHISLDSLKLQPFFEVHDARYQMYFQTYSQEEYKEKQALLKKQEMEAAALEAKTIDKVNCGEQQPEVGHLYKGEKSFSGYDEKFWRSTRGYMFYQFSNKNSEGQFLDISVLDELKLDNVKISVNGKPAEIISTKDKTIRIKLSDVEVINVKIISNNGEPTPRFYELRILKD, encoded by the coding sequence ATGTACATTCAAAAAAATAATAGCATCACTTTTTCCTTAGTCAAAGTTTTAAGTTTCACCTTCTTTTTGCTGACTTCTTGTGTTATAGTAGGACAACAAATGCAATCTTTCGATTTAAATGATGTAAGACTGACCGAGGGACCGTTTAAAAATGCCCAAGATGTAGACATGGCATATATTTTAGAGTTGGAGCCCGACAGATTGCTGGCGCCATATCTCATCGATGCAGGTTTGCCGGTCAAAGATAAACGTTATGGCAATTGGGAAAGTATTGGGTTGGATGGTCATATAGCAGGACATTACTTATCGGCACTGGCAATGTTATATGCGTCTACCGATAATGAAGAGCTTAAAACCCGTTTAGATTATATGCTTTCGGAATTGGAGCGTTGCCAAGATGCAAATGGGAATGGTTATGTGGGAGGTATTCCAGAAGGTAAAGTGTTTTGGCAACGTATCCACAAAGGTGATATCGATGGAAGTGGTTTTGGATTAAATAATACTTGGGTACCATTATATAATATTCATAAATTATTTGCTGGATTAATTGATGCGTATCGTTTTACAGATAGTGAAAAAGCAAAAAACATCGTCATTAAATTAGGTGATTGGTTTATCGATTTAATAGAACCACTTTCTGATGTGCAAATACAAAATATTTTAAGAACTGAACATGGTGGTATTACTGAATCTTTTGCTGATTTATATACGATTACAAAAGATGAAAAATACTTAGAAACAGCTAAAAAGCTTACGCATAAATCGTTTTTAGAACCTTTGATGAATAAAGAAGATAAGTTAACAGGGATGCATGCCAATACCCAAATACCTAAAGTTTTGGGTTACGAAAAAGTAGCAGATTTAACTAATAATAAAGAATTAGCTGAAGCCGTTAAGTTTTTTTGGAGACGCGTAGCACAAACAAGAAGTGTTGCTTTTGGAGGTAATAGTGTTGCCGAACATTTTAATCCTGTTGATGATTTTAGCGGCATGATAAAATCCAACCAAGGGCCTGAAACCTGTAATTCTTACAACATGGTTCGGTTAAGCAAAGCCTTGTTTTTGGATAATAATGATGTGAGTTATTTAGACTTTTATGAGCGTACACTTTACAATCATATATTATCAAGTCAGCATCCAGAAAAAGGTGGTTTTGTATATTTTACACCTATTCGTCCTAACCATTACAGAGTCTATTCGCAACCAATTACCAGTATGTGGTGCTGTGTAGGTTCTGGTTTAGAAAACCATACGAAATACGGCGAATTAATTTATAGCCATAACGAAAATGATGTGTTTGTGAATTTGTTTATTCCTTCTACTTTAAATTGGGAAGAGAAAAATATTTCATTAACTCAAAACACGAAGTTTCCTTATGAAAACGAATCAGAATTAGTTTTAAAACTTAAAAAGAAACAAACTTTTGTAATCCATATTCGCCAACCAGAATGGGCGGAGAACTTTGAAATTTTAGTCAATGGAAAAGTTCAAAAAATACAAGAAAAGCCATCTAGTTATATAGCCATAAAGAGAAAATGGAAATCTGGTGATAAAATTACTGTTCGTTTCAAAACATATACACATTTAGAGAATTTACCTGATGGTTCAAATTGGGTTGCTTATGTTGATGGGCCTATTGTATTAGCAGCTAAAACATCTACAAAGGATTTAGATGGATTATTTGCAGATGATAGTCGTATGGGACATGCTACACATGGCAAATATTATCCATTAGATGAGGCTTATGCTTTAGTTGGTAATAAAGACAGCTATCTTTCTAAGCCAAAAGAAATAAGAAAACTTCACATCAGTTTAGATTCTTTAAAACTTCAACCCTTTTTCGAAGTGCACGATGCACGTTACCAGATGTATTTTCAAACCTATAGCCAAGAGGAATATAAAGAAAAACAAGCTTTGTTAAAAAAGCAAGAAATGGAAGCAGCTGCTTTGGAAGCTAAAACTATTGATAAAGTAAACTGCGGCGAACAACAACCAGAAGTTGGCCATTTATATAAAGGTGAAAAAAGTTTTTCTGGTTATGATGAAAAGTTTTGGAGAAGCACTCGAGGTTATATGTTTTATCAATTTTCAAATAAAAATTCTGAAGGTCAATTTTTAGATATTTCAGTTTTGGATGAATTGAAATTAGATAATGTTAAAATTTCTGTAAATGGAAAACCTGCTGAAATTATTTCAACAAAGGATAAAACCATTCGAATAAAGTTGAGCGACGTGGAAGTTATAAATGTGAAAATCATATCTAACAATGGAGAACCAACACCTCGATTTTATGAATTAAGAATTTTGAAAGATTAA
- a CDS encoding glycoside hydrolase family 43 protein, giving the protein MNKQVQKEVDNQVKHKAHNPIIFADVPDPSMIRVDDTYYMSSTTMHMNPGVPIMKSKDLVNWELISYAYETLGKSDVLDLENGKNTYGRGSWASSMRYHKGMFYVSTFSKSTGKTYIFSTKDPENEPWEKIEFEPSLHDNTIFFDDDGKVYMIWAAGKLSIAELKEDLSGIKEGTEKVLIENASAPAGDNIMLGAEGSQLFKVNGKYYLFNITWPRGGMRTVLIHRADNINGPWEGKLAFQDLGVAQGGLIDTPDGRWFSYLFRDYGGVGRIPYLVPVAWEDGWPVLGEDGKVPEQLDLPANKSLIPRIVNSDDFDRKENDPDLPLVWQWNHNPDNSLWSVRERDGFLRLKTGRIDTSFVQARNTLTQRTIGPESTGSTMLDLSNMKEGDFAGLCLLQKEFGLVGVTIENGTKKIVMVSAQKGEPKEVQSAPLNQDKIYFKAECNFKDRADKANFFYSLDGKSWVSIGETINMPYTLPHFMGYRFGLFNYATQNVGGYVDFDYFHIKDKI; this is encoded by the coding sequence GTGAATAAACAAGTTCAAAAAGAGGTTGACAATCAAGTAAAACATAAAGCACATAACCCAATTATTTTTGCGGATGTGCCAGATCCTTCCATGATTCGTGTAGACGACACTTATTATATGAGTAGTACTACCATGCATATGAATCCTGGAGTACCCATTATGAAATCTAAAGATTTGGTGAATTGGGAATTGATTAGTTATGCTTACGAAACTTTAGGAAAAAGTGATGTTCTCGATTTAGAAAATGGAAAAAACACCTATGGAAGAGGGTCTTGGGCGAGCAGTATGCGCTACCATAAAGGTATGTTTTATGTGAGTACCTTTTCAAAATCAACAGGTAAAACCTATATTTTTTCAACCAAAGATCCAGAAAATGAACCTTGGGAAAAAATAGAGTTTGAGCCATCTCTTCATGACAACACCATCTTTTTTGACGATGATGGAAAAGTGTATATGATTTGGGCAGCTGGAAAACTCAGTATTGCAGAATTAAAAGAGGACCTTTCTGGAATAAAGGAAGGGACTGAAAAAGTGTTAATAGAAAATGCCAGTGCGCCAGCTGGAGATAATATTATGTTAGGTGCAGAGGGCTCGCAACTTTTTAAAGTGAATGGTAAATATTACTTATTTAATATCACTTGGCCAAGAGGTGGCATGCGTACAGTATTGATCCACAGAGCAGATAATATCAACGGACCTTGGGAAGGCAAATTAGCTTTTCAAGATTTAGGTGTTGCTCAAGGCGGATTAATTGACACGCCAGATGGAAGATGGTTTTCGTATTTATTTAGAGATTATGGTGGCGTAGGTCGTATTCCTTATTTAGTTCCTGTTGCATGGGAAGATGGTTGGCCTGTTCTAGGTGAAGATGGCAAAGTACCAGAACAACTTGATTTACCCGCAAATAAAAGTTTAATTCCAAGAATTGTAAATTCTGATGATTTTGATAGAAAAGAAAATGATCCAGATTTACCATTAGTTTGGCAATGGAACCATAATCCAGACAATTCACTTTGGTCTGTAAGAGAACGTGATGGTTTTTTAAGACTAAAAACAGGTAGAATAGATACTAGTTTTGTACAAGCAAGAAACACATTAACCCAAAGAACCATTGGTCCAGAAAGTACAGGTTCTACGATGTTAGATTTATCAAATATGAAAGAAGGTGATTTTGCAGGATTATGTTTATTACAAAAAGAGTTTGGTTTAGTAGGTGTTACAATAGAAAATGGCACTAAAAAAATTGTTATGGTAAGTGCTCAAAAAGGTGAACCCAAAGAAGTACAAAGTGCTCCTTTAAATCAAGATAAAATTTACTTTAAGGCTGAATGTAATTTTAAAGATAGAGCTGATAAAGCCAATTTTTTCTATAGTCTTGATGGAAAATCGTGGGTTTCTATTGGAGAAACGATTAACATGCCTTACACCTTACCACATTTTATGGGCTACAGATTTGGATTGTTCAATTATGCTACACAAAATGTAGGAGGTTATGTAGATTTTGATTATTTCCATATTAAAGACAAAATTTAA
- the xyl3A gene encoding xylan 1,4-beta-xylosidase: MSFLPTKYISQNQLFLTLCLIIVGCSKGPEFPFQNPELSSKERAKDLISRLTLEEKATLMCDQSDAIPRLGIKKFNWWSEALHGFANNDNVTVFPEPVGMAASFDDELVYHIFDAVSDEARAKYNQWINDGNENKRFLSLSVWTPNVNIFRDPRWGRGQETYGEDPYLTSKMGISVVNGLQGPKDAKYRKLLACAKHYAVHSGPEWSRHELNLNNVNPRELYETYLPAFKSLVQEADVRQVMCAYQRLDDEPCCGNTRLLQRILREEWGYEYLVVSDCGAVTDFFTSHNVSSDAKHAAAKAVLSGTDVECVWENYPYKKLPEAVKSDLLREEDVNKSLERVLVGRFDLGEMDDDAIVPWAQIPPSVLNNDKHRKLALEMAQKSMTLLQNNNNVLPLKKDMNKLAVIGPNADDQPMLWGNYNGTPVRTITILDGIKSKISENNIVYDKACDLVEDKVTTTYIPQTMFDGKKGFKATYWNTPDRTGDIIATTQIINPLKLTTAGQHEFAPGVKLEGFSAKYETNFTAKENDTLVFKTGATGAFELLVNGKSLSKYVNWRTLPGRIPFKVEAGKTYNIEILFAQSNNWQANLEFDFGKEYDVDFGGLLKKLEGIDTVVFVGGLSTLLEGEEMPVNYPGFKGGDRTNIELPSIQKRCLKALKEAGKKVIFVNCSGSAIALLDETETCDAILQAWYGGESGGQAVADVLLGDYNPSGKLPISFYKDSENLGDFEDYSMKGRTYRYTTDVLFPFGFGLSYTNFNIGNAEFNKTTIKNDESIQLGIPVTNTGDYDGTEIVQVYVRKLNDTEDAPLKTLKGYKRLEVKAGETKNAIIVLSSTAFEFYDWDTLSMNVTAGEYEVYYGTSSDPKDLKMQKIIIQ, from the coding sequence ATGAGTTTTCTGCCAACTAAATACATTTCTCAAAACCAATTATTCCTAACACTTTGCTTAATTATTGTTGGGTGTTCAAAAGGGCCGGAATTTCCATTTCAAAATCCAGAATTAAGTTCTAAAGAACGTGCTAAAGATTTAATTTCTCGACTAACGCTTGAAGAAAAAGCAACTTTGATGTGCGACCAATCTGATGCCATTCCGCGTTTAGGAATTAAAAAATTTAATTGGTGGAGTGAAGCTTTACACGGTTTTGCAAATAATGATAATGTTACAGTTTTTCCGGAGCCAGTGGGTATGGCAGCTTCTTTTGATGACGAATTGGTGTATCACATTTTTGATGCAGTTTCTGATGAAGCTCGTGCAAAATACAACCAATGGATAAATGATGGCAACGAAAATAAACGCTTTTTAAGTTTATCAGTTTGGACACCAAATGTGAATATTTTTCGTGATCCACGTTGGGGAAGAGGTCAAGAAACTTATGGAGAAGATCCATACTTAACATCAAAAATGGGAATTTCCGTTGTAAATGGTTTGCAAGGCCCAAAAGATGCCAAATACCGAAAATTATTGGCTTGTGCAAAACATTATGCAGTGCATTCGGGACCAGAATGGAGCAGACACGAATTGAATTTAAACAATGTAAATCCAAGAGAATTATACGAAACCTATTTGCCTGCATTTAAATCATTAGTACAAGAAGCTGATGTGCGCCAAGTGATGTGTGCCTATCAACGTTTAGATGATGAACCTTGTTGTGGAAATACCAGATTATTACAACGTATTCTTCGAGAGGAATGGGGTTATGAATATTTGGTGGTATCAGACTGTGGTGCAGTTACCGATTTTTTCACATCACACAACGTTTCATCTGATGCAAAACATGCTGCAGCAAAAGCAGTACTGTCAGGAACCGATGTAGAATGTGTTTGGGAAAATTATCCATATAAAAAATTACCAGAGGCTGTTAAGAGCGATTTATTAAGAGAAGAAGATGTCAATAAAAGTTTAGAGCGTGTTTTAGTTGGACGTTTCGATTTGGGTGAAATGGATGATGATGCTATAGTGCCATGGGCTCAAATTCCGCCTTCGGTTCTTAACAATGACAAACATAGAAAACTTGCGTTAGAAATGGCACAAAAATCCATGACACTTCTACAAAACAACAATAATGTTTTGCCGCTAAAAAAAGACATGAATAAACTTGCTGTTATTGGTCCAAATGCAGATGATCAACCTATGCTTTGGGGAAATTATAATGGCACACCAGTTAGAACGATTACAATTTTAGATGGCATTAAATCTAAAATTTCTGAGAACAATATTGTTTATGATAAAGCTTGTGACTTGGTAGAGGATAAAGTAACCACTACTTACATTCCACAAACTATGTTCGATGGAAAAAAAGGTTTTAAAGCGACGTATTGGAACACACCAGACAGAACGGGAGATATTATTGCAACTACTCAAATTATAAATCCTTTAAAGTTAACGACGGCTGGTCAACATGAGTTTGCACCAGGTGTAAAATTAGAAGGGTTCTCGGCTAAATATGAAACCAATTTTACAGCTAAAGAAAATGATACATTGGTTTTTAAAACGGGAGCTACTGGAGCTTTTGAGCTTTTAGTGAATGGGAAATCCTTAAGCAAATATGTCAATTGGAGAACCTTACCAGGCAGAATTCCTTTTAAGGTTGAAGCTGGTAAAACGTATAACATTGAAATTCTTTTTGCACAATCAAATAATTGGCAAGCAAACCTTGAATTTGATTTCGGAAAGGAATATGATGTTGATTTTGGTGGATTACTTAAAAAACTAGAAGGCATTGATACTGTTGTGTTTGTAGGTGGACTGTCAACCTTATTGGAAGGTGAAGAAATGCCAGTGAATTATCCAGGATTTAAAGGAGGAGACAGAACTAATATTGAGTTACCTAGTATTCAAAAAAGATGTTTAAAAGCCTTAAAAGAGGCTGGTAAAAAAGTCATTTTTGTAAACTGTTCAGGTTCTGCCATTGCTTTGTTAGATGAAACTGAAACTTGTGATGCCATTCTTCAAGCTTGGTATGGAGGAGAATCTGGTGGGCAAGCTGTTGCAGATGTACTTTTAGGCGATTACAATCCTTCTGGTAAATTACCAATTTCATTTTACAAAGATTCAGAAAACTTAGGCGATTTTGAGGATTACTCAATGAAGGGTCGTACGTATCGCTATACTACAGATGTGCTGTTTCCTTTTGGATTTGGTTTGAGCTATACCAATTTTAACATTGGAAATGCTGAATTCAATAAAACAACTATTAAAAATGATGAAAGCATTCAATTAGGTATTCCAGTAACTAACACTGGTGATTATGACGGAACTGAAATTGTACAAGTTTACGTTCGTAAACTAAATGATACTGAAGATGCACCATTAAAAACCTTAAAAGGCTACAAACGATTGGAAGTAAAGGCTGGTGAAACTAAAAACGCCATTATTGTTTTATCATCAACTGCATTTGAATTTTACGATTGGGATACCTTAAGCATGAATGTAACTGCTGGTGAATATGAAGTTTATTACGGAACCAGTTCTGATCCAAAAGATTTAAAAATGCAAAAAATTATCATTCAATAA
- a CDS encoding glycoside hydrolase family 43 protein, translating to MSISLLYNGFSQNPIIQTNYTADPAPMVYNGKVYLYTSHDEDNSTWFTMDDWRLYTTEDMVNWTDHGAILSYKDFDWAKKNAWAPQCIERDGKFYMYVPVTDREGKNGIGVAVANSPYGPFIDPLGKSLIQGRLADIDPTVFIDDDGQAYILWGNPICYYVKLNEDMISYDDEIKSFPNTIEAFGKREGEENPRRPTTYEEGPWLYKRNNLYYLLFAAGPISEHIGYSTGNSPTGPWTYQGKVMPTQGKSFTNHPGVIDYKGKTYFFYHNGALPGGNGFNRSVCVQELQFNKDGTIVQMDMTNGVEKALSTVNPFVKNEAETIAWSEHVKSMQNDAVGVFITAMENDAYTMVKNVDFRKDGAIKFKARVGTTHNSDVSMEVRLDGINGKLLTTLKVPLTGGNDRWELVSAEIEKVSGTHDVYFIFKGKASTKIMFFDYWMFSK from the coding sequence TTGAGTATATCACTATTGTATAACGGTTTTTCACAAAACCCAATCATTCAAACCAATTATACTGCAGACCCAGCACCAATGGTTTACAATGGTAAAGTTTACCTCTACACTTCTCATGATGAAGATAATTCAACATGGTTTACCATGGACGACTGGAGACTTTACACCACAGAAGATATGGTGAATTGGACAGACCATGGCGCAATTTTATCTTACAAAGATTTCGATTGGGCAAAAAAAAACGCATGGGCGCCTCAATGTATTGAGCGTGATGGAAAATTTTATATGTATGTTCCAGTAACAGATAGAGAAGGAAAAAATGGTATTGGTGTTGCAGTTGCTAACAGTCCTTATGGGCCATTTATAGATCCTTTGGGTAAGTCACTAATACAAGGGCGTTTGGCAGATATTGATCCGACTGTTTTTATTGATGATGATGGACAAGCTTATATTTTATGGGGAAATCCAATTTGTTACTATGTGAAGCTAAATGAAGATATGATATCTTATGATGATGAAATAAAATCGTTTCCAAACACCATTGAAGCTTTTGGAAAACGAGAAGGTGAAGAAAATCCTCGTAGACCAACGACTTACGAAGAAGGACCTTGGCTTTACAAACGAAATAATTTATATTATTTACTCTTTGCAGCAGGTCCAATTTCTGAGCATATTGGTTATTCTACAGGAAATAGTCCTACAGGACCATGGACCTATCAAGGCAAAGTGATGCCAACACAAGGTAAAAGTTTTACCAACCATCCAGGAGTCATTGATTATAAAGGGAAAACCTATTTTTTCTATCATAATGGCGCTTTACCAGGAGGAAATGGTTTCAATAGATCTGTCTGTGTACAAGAATTACAATTCAATAAAGATGGCACAATCGTGCAAATGGATATGACGAATGGTGTTGAAAAAGCATTATCAACTGTAAATCCTTTTGTAAAAAATGAAGCAGAAACCATAGCGTGGTCAGAGCATGTAAAATCCATGCAAAATGATGCTGTTGGCGTATTTATTACGGCTATGGAAAATGACGCATATACGATGGTGAAAAATGTAGATTTTAGAAAAGATGGCGCCATAAAATTTAAAGCACGTGTTGGTACTACGCACAATAGTGATGTTTCAATGGAAGTAAGATTGGATGGTATTAATGGAAAATTACTAACAACGTTAAAAGTACCATTAACTGGTGGAAATGATAGGTGGGAATTAGTAAGCGCTGAGATTGAAAAAGTATCAGGAACACACGATGTATATTTTATTTTTAAAGGAAAAGCATCAACAAAAATCATGTTTTTTGATTATTGGATGTTTTCTAAATAA
- a CDS encoding glycoside hydrolase family 97 protein: MNLKYLLIVFLLNSLAGHTQSVVNSPDENLKVAVILKNGKPNYTITYNNTVMLQNSPLGITTNEGDFTKNMSFLKDSTGTVSKSYKSDKIKQSLVNYEANTLRITFENSDKKQINVVFQVSNNDVAFRYEIPVWDKTMACVVEKEATGFKFPAETTSFLSPMMTSMGGFARTAPSYESGYTADLPMESNTSKTGYVFPGLFHVGDKGWVLLSETGVSSHYYASHLSHYKEGIYTVDYPDMKNNNGFGSTGAQIGLPGVTPWRTITVGETLKPIVETTISYSVVDPLYEASQDYKYGKGTWSWIVWQDNSMNYDDQVKYIDLAAAMNFEYILIDAWWDKNIGYESMEALINYAKSKGVEVFLWYNSNGGINDAFMTPKDKMNTSIARKKEMKWLKKVGVKGLKVDFFGGDKQETMRLYEDILSDANEFGLMIIFHGATLPRGWERMYPNFVGSEAVIASEMLIFTQDARNKEAFYAALHPFIRNSVASIEYGGVLLNKFLNKENEKGQERLTSNVFQLATSVLYQNPVQMFGLTPNNLEDVPQHELEFLKNVPTTWDETVFIDGYPGKYIVLARRKGDTWYIAGINAEDETLNIEVKLPMIKAGEEVKIYEDGKKSSDKGFVTKKLNKNQEIKLNIPHNGGVLIMN, translated from the coding sequence ATGAACTTGAAGTACCTTTTAATTGTTTTTCTATTAAATAGTTTAGCTGGACACACACAATCGGTTGTTAATAGTCCTGATGAAAATCTCAAGGTAGCTGTAATATTGAAAAATGGAAAACCTAACTACACTATAACATATAATAACACTGTTATGCTTCAAAATTCTCCTCTAGGAATAACAACCAATGAAGGCGATTTTACAAAAAACATGAGTTTCCTAAAAGATAGTACTGGTACAGTAAGTAAAAGCTACAAGTCAGATAAAATAAAACAGTCATTAGTTAATTACGAAGCCAATACATTAAGGATCACCTTTGAAAATTCAGATAAAAAGCAAATAAATGTTGTTTTTCAAGTGAGTAACAATGATGTGGCTTTTAGATATGAAATCCCTGTTTGGGACAAAACCATGGCATGTGTTGTAGAAAAAGAAGCAACAGGTTTTAAATTTCCTGCTGAAACAACTTCATTTTTATCACCTATGATGACAAGTATGGGCGGATTTGCACGAACAGCACCTAGTTATGAGAGTGGTTATACAGCAGATTTACCAATGGAATCTAATACTTCAAAAACAGGCTATGTTTTTCCTGGTCTTTTTCATGTAGGAGACAAAGGTTGGGTATTATTATCTGAAACAGGCGTTTCAAGTCACTATTATGCTTCTCATTTAAGTCACTACAAAGAGGGTATTTACACTGTTGATTATCCAGACATGAAAAACAATAATGGTTTTGGTAGTACAGGCGCACAAATTGGTTTACCTGGAGTTACACCTTGGAGAACAATTACTGTTGGAGAAACACTAAAACCTATCGTAGAAACAACTATTTCTTACAGTGTTGTGGATCCGCTTTATGAAGCATCACAAGACTATAAATATGGTAAAGGCACTTGGAGTTGGATTGTATGGCAAGACAATAGTATGAATTATGATGATCAGGTAAAATATATTGATTTGGCTGCTGCAATGAACTTTGAATATATTTTAATTGATGCTTGGTGGGATAAAAATATTGGTTATGAAAGCATGGAAGCGCTCATCAACTATGCAAAATCTAAAGGAGTTGAGGTATTTCTTTGGTACAATTCAAATGGTGGTATCAATGATGCTTTTATGACCCCAAAGGATAAAATGAACACTTCAATAGCCAGAAAAAAAGAAATGAAATGGCTTAAAAAAGTAGGTGTAAAAGGATTAAAAGTTGACTTTTTTGGTGGTGACAAACAAGAAACAATGCGCTTGTATGAAGATATCTTATCTGACGCCAATGAATTTGGTTTAATGATTATTTTTCATGGTGCTACATTACCTCGTGGATGGGAACGCATGTATCCTAATTTTGTAGGGAGTGAGGCTGTTATAGCTTCAGAGATGCTCATTTTTACTCAAGATGCTCGTAATAAAGAAGCATTTTATGCAGCATTACATCCGTTCATACGTAATTCAGTAGCGAGTATTGAATATGGTGGTGTGCTGTTGAATAAATTTCTTAATAAAGAGAATGAAAAAGGACAAGAACGATTAACGTCTAATGTTTTTCAATTAGCTACAAGTGTCTTGTATCAAAATCCAGTACAAATGTTCGGGTTAACACCAAATAATTTAGAAGATGTCCCTCAACATGAACTCGAATTTTTAAAAAATGTTCCTACTACTTGGGATGAAACTGTTTTTATAGATGGCTACCCTGGTAAATATATTGTATTGGCTCGTCGTAAAGGAGATACTTGGTATATCGCAGGAATAAATGCAGAAGACGAAACACTTAACATTGAAGTGAAATTACCGATGATTAAAGCTGGGGAAGAAGTGAAGATTTATGAAGATGGGAAAAAATCATCGGACAAGGGTTTTGTAACAAAAAAACTAAATAAGAATCAGGAAATCAAACTGAATATACCACATAATGGTGGAGTTTTAATTATGAATTAA